In the Longimicrobiales bacterium genome, GCGACTCTACGACGTAGCCGAACGTCTCCGCGAGCTGTTCCGTCTCGCCGCCGAGCTGAATGGAGTAGGCGTCAGGCAGTGTCAGCGCATCGAGCTCTGCGCTCAGCGCCGTAGACGCCTCCTGCACGGAATAACCCGGCTCGGTATTGGCAGACACGGTGACCACGCGCTCGAGGTCACTGCGATCGATCTGCGCGGGCGCAGTACCCGTCTGGATGGTCGCGATCTGACCGAGCGGCACGGTCGGCGCTGCGCCGCTGATGCCGCGCATGGGTGTGGCTACGGGGAGTGAAGCGATGTCACCGAGCGATGCACGTCGTGCGGGATCGACCTGCACGACGACGTCGCGCTCCTCACCCTGGGGGTCCTGCCACGTCGTCGCGGCCTGTCCGGCGAGCAGGGGCCGCACGGCACTGGCGATCTGCCCGACATCGAGTCCGAGCTCGTTGGCGAGGTCGCGATTGACATCGATGCGGTACTCGGGGCGCGGCTGGCCGAGCGAGCTCTCGACGTCCACGATGCCCGGCAGGCGCTGCATCATCGCGAGGATCGTGTCGCTGAGCGATTGCAGCACCGTAACGTCCGGTCCGCGCACGTTGACCTGGAGCGGCTTGCCGCCGCCGGGCCCCTGATCACCGAGGGATACGGACGCCTGGACGCCGTACATGGGGGTGAGCTTCGCGCGCGCCTCGACCATCAGGTCCTGCTGCGACTTCGAGCGCTCGCCGGGTGAGACGAGCTTCACGAACGTGTTGCCCGCGGTCACGGTACCTGTCGCGCCGGCGCCGATTGTCGTGTAGGTGTACTCGACACCCTCGAGCGTGGCGAGCGTGCTGACGATCGCATCCGCGCGGGAGCGCGTGTAGTCGAGCGACGATCCCTCGGGCGTTTCGAACACGACAGCGAACTGCGACTCATCGGTGTCGGGGAAGAATCCGCCGCCGATGAACGGGAACAGCATGAACGAGCCGAAGAACGCGGCCGTCGCAATGGCGATTGTCGACTTGCGGTGCCGGAGTGCCCAGTCGACGATGCCGCGATAGCGTTCCGCCTGGTTGTCGAACCAGCGGTTGAAGCGGCTGATGCCGCGCGTGAGGACATTGCCCTGGCTTGCACCGTCGTGCGCACCCTTGTGCGGGTCGACGCCCCACCATGCGGAGAGCATCGGCGTCAGTGTGAACGACACGAACAGTGACACGAGCACGGCCCAGGCGACGGTCATGCCGAACTCGTAGAAGAACCGGCCGATGATGCCGCCCATGAACGCGACGGGG is a window encoding:
- a CDS encoding efflux RND transporter permease subunit, giving the protein GFTLNMLTLMGLSLSIGILIDDAIVVIENIVRHREMGEDHFTAASWGTREIFLAVMATTFSIVAVFVPVAFMGGIIGRFFYEFGMTVAWAVLVSLFVSFTLTPMLSAWWGVDPHKGAHDGASQGNVLTRGISRFNRWFDNQAERYRGIVDWALRHRKSTIAIATAAFFGSFMLFPFIGGGFFPDTDESQFAVVFETPEGSSLDYTRSRADAIVSTLATLEGVEYTYTTIGAGATGTVTAGNTFVKLVSPGERSKSQQDLMVEARAKLTPMYGVQASVSLGDQGPGGGKPLQVNVRGPDVTVLQSLSDTILAMMQRLPGIVDVESSLGQPRPEYRIDVNRDLANELGLDVGQIASAVRPLLAGQAATTWQDPQGEERDVVVQVDPARRASLGDIASLPVATPMRGISGAAPTVPLGQIATIQTGTAPAQIDRSDLERVVTVSANTEPGYSVQEASTALSAELDALTLPDAYSIQLGGETEQLAETFGYVVESLLLAIILIFLILASQFESFTQPLAIMTALPLSLIGVLIALLITDDTLNMMSMIGVIMLMGLVTKNAILLVDNANERRGLGADRHTALVEAGRVRLRPIIMTTAAMIFGMLPIAMALGEGGGFRAPMARAVIGGLITSTMLTLIVVPVAYTYFDDMGAWMKRRLMSEKRERQMREEAVHAGIGSETAWGVQAGD